A window from Drosophila yakuba strain Tai18E2 chromosome 3L, Prin_Dyak_Tai18E2_2.1, whole genome shotgun sequence encodes these proteins:
- the LOC6532955 gene encoding peroxisomal membrane protein PMP34, whose product MVAPSKLSQVLSYQNFVHAVSGAAGGCIAMSTFYPLDTVRSRLQLEEAGEVRSTRQVIKEIVLGEGFQSLYRGLGPVLQSLCISNFVYFYTFHALKAVASGGSPSQHSALKDLLLGSIAGIINVLTTTPFWVVNTRLRMRNVAGTSDEVNKHYKNLLEGLKYVAQKEGIAGLWSGTIPSLMLVSNPALQFMMYEMLKRNIMRFTGGEMGSLSFFFIGAIAKAFATVLTYPLQLVQTKQRHRSKESDSKPSTSAGPKPRTESTLELMISILQHQGIRGLFRGLEAKILQTVLTAALMFMAYEKIAGTVVMLLKRN is encoded by the exons ATGGTGGCCCCCTCGAAACTCAGCCAGGTGCTTAGCTACCAGAACTTTGTGCATGCCGTATCCGGAGCTGCG GGCGGCTGCATCGCCATGAGCACCTTCTATCCACTGGACACGGTGCGTTCCCGCCTGCAAC TGGAGGAAGCCGGCGAGGTGCGCAGTACCAGGCAGGTGATCAAGGAGATAGTGCTGGGCGAGGGATTCCAATCCCTGTACCGAGGTCTTGGTCCTGTGCTGCAGAGCCTGTGCATTTCGAACTTTGTCTACTTCTACACATTCCATGCCCTCAAGGCGGTGGCATCGGGTGGCTCCCCATCCCAGCACAGCGCTCTCAAGGATCTGCTACTGGGCAGCATTGCCGGCATCATCAATGTGCTCACCACCACACCCTTTTGGGTGGTCAACACGCGactgcgcatgcgcaacgTGGCCGGAACGTCGGACGAGGTGAACAAGCACTACAAGAACCTGCTGGAGGGTCTCAAGTACGTGGCCCAAAAGGAGGGCATCGCCGGTCTGTGGTCGGGCACCATTCCCTCCCTCATGCTGGTCTCCAATCCCGCCCTGCAGTTCATGATGTACGAGATGCTTAAGCGCAACATCATGCGCTTTACCGGCGGCGAGATGGGCAGCCTGAGTTTCTTCTTTATTGGCGCCATTGCCAAGGCCTTCGCCACGGTGCTGACCTATCCGCTGCAGTTGGTCCAGACCAAGCAGCGTCATCGCAGCAAGGAGTCGGACTCGAAGCCCTCCACTTCGGCGGGACCGAAGCCCCGCACCGAGAGCACACTGGAGCTGATGATCAGCATACTGCAGCATCAGGGCATCCGTGGTCTATTCCGCGGTCTAGAGGCCAAGATCCTGCAAACTGTGCTCACAGCCGCTCTGATGTTTATGGCGTACGAAAAGATTGCCGGCACCGTGGTCATGCTGCTCAAGCGCAACTGA
- the LOC6532954 gene encoding claspin: MSETLAETAAAAENDEQADDSMEKLEFDEEDEQMVSGEDLLGGKSLMMSDDSDNEDGAQEQQQKISPKARRQRMMDSDEEEGAMEQGNDSPKGEVEEEMVTRPKKKVPAMMDSDNDEEQPADNQEGKEEEKPPVKKGRKKRSQVDDDQEEQEKPVTANKTKKAGRNKKQTQSEKVEDNSSKEDKPKRVVKNKKQLAKEGKSPADKEVEVEKPARTQQSKKLTKKQKQQEDKKEDNGTEQENLKSASKTKAKKTGKPKKDSQIEKEEDSQMDVDEDSKTDQKEDQEPQKQKAKKSAKKNNKKLDGKESEEVTHQKDLEQKKPPKKNKKNRLDSIDNKEDKEQIVEPKKMATKNKQKILSDDEVEENKDEAGEDQDLKQMDTEKEAEIDSDKEDQDKQEPPKKSKKKKQRMDSDSEDEIPKAQSEEETSSPKNKLKGLVDSESEPEEAAAAVSPIKNKLNGLVDSESEPELDNPYEFADEQEAPTGSNDSKGKPKKPKVVRESAKKALEGMQAIQSEQQRLHREAHINVPYHQPKPRTLKEFLSRRTINAPLATALAGGSPMPSRQPRKSVGLRMTREELEAYAKLMEDRAKEATEFFKSESEPDEENDSENEEPMELKDNPGVLDEVLDNPKTPEQPKKDTEDLTGQAVLAESLQGEALPDDPVEKEAMVTDLIAEEEPIASTSSDGALKFTDFEVQQEINAKSPSKVCLITEVVELPKLDLSTINITPPSKPATPKISEAIHRLKIEKSSDESPSLKGDPNMVIDLETGDMFAKKPTGVDDLLNRLMKTREAKKHKTTETVNILSTEHGKLEMSKVSIHLHEEEIAKEPKPGAGYIKMQEHLKTLITRKRMEDLRKKQAEEQEKLAEDEEEGMDVDEEYEPEDKPAYAEVTINEDEEIIDKGDSTAEDDDDAEENKNDADEDPVEDLEDEENDSESEQECEPEPEPETQTRKKNRIIKAFEDDNSDEDDLDLLQTPKPSNVTPITATQLQLSAHKLFDAETRRTASDEENELLDLCSGQFPQTQMLSSAAPSVDAAVISQIPMTQFGGSSQAADELEGLCSGTFATQLPSQAPTQQPEQQEDYRESAVVANRIVSSNEEAQADTLEVDKPRNKKLTKKRPKKKAKLGFSDDEDSDGEAEEFEEESDGEPVEEIPETFVDYDSEENEIVVEMTKKDRKMRAANFVDKEAELSESEWGSADEDEKNMDQYDIELGDEDQFDRDKLRHELGQIHARKMMDQDIREVRKIKEMLFEEEEEGANRQRQFRWKNVEAGFTLEDNRPDNGEGNEGSGDEENEHLWRKIRYEREQLLLEKGLKPEVASPLSTSVINTSNTGNSIRRLNIISSKKTTVEVKKSSPFLISKTIAGKQQKSAARGSFLVRDQQTLTKLAGLTKGSSGDVDAAEGTMSVKSAKAKNFVFATLTEEEHENRKRKAADLLNSSTETGVNFMKKPRMEPRRDKCLIDQLL, from the exons ATGAGCGAAACGCTTGCagaaactgcagctgcagcggaaaATGATGAGCAGGCCGACGACTCGATGGAAAAGCTGGAGTTCGACGAGGAAGACGAGCAGATGGTCTCCGGCGAAGATTTATTGGGTGGCAAGAGTTTGATGATGTCGGATGACAGCGACAACGAGGATGGAGcccaggagcagcaacaaaagatCTCACCCAAGGCCAGGCGCCAAAGGATGATGGACAGTGATGAGGAGGAAGGTGCAATGGAGCAGGGAAATGATTCCCCAAAGGGAGAAGTGGAGGAGGAGATGGTTACTAGGCCGAAAAAGAAGGTACCCGCCATGATGGATTCGGATAATGATGAAGAGCAGCCGGCGGATAACCAGGAGgggaaggaggaggagaagccACCCGTCAAGAAAGGCAGGAAGAAGAGATCCCAGGTGGATGACgaccaggaggagcaggagaaacCTGTGACAGCAAATAAGACAAAGAAGGCGGGAAGGAATAAGAAGCAGACCCAATCAGAAAAGGTGGAGGATAACTCTTCCAAGGAGGATAAACCAAAAAGAGTCgtaaaaaataagaaacaattGGCTAAAGAGGGTAAATCCCCGGCAGACAAAGAGGTTGAAGTTGAGAAACCTGCTAGGACACAACAGTCTAAAAAGTTGACCAAGAAACAGAAGCAACAAGAGGATAAGAAGGAGGACAATGGCACTGAACAGGAGAATTTGAAATCTGCCTCAAAAACCAAGGCAAAAAAGACCGGCAAACCCAAAAAGGATTCCCAAATAGAAAAAGAGGAGGATTCGCAAATGGACGTGGATGAAGACTCCAAAACTGATCAAAAAGAAGATCAGGAGCCTCAAAAGCAGAAGGCAAAGAAATCAgccaagaaaaataataaaaagttggATGGAAAGGAATCGGAGGAGGTCACACATCAGAAAGACCTGGAGCAAAAGAAGCCACccaagaaaaacaagaaaaatagGTTGGATAGTATTGACAATAAGGAGGACAAGGAGCAGATAGTTGAGCCGAAAAAAATGGCcacgaaaaacaaacagaaaatacTGAGCGATGACGAGGTAGAGGAGAATAAAGATGAAGCTGGGGAAGATCAGGATCTCAAGCAAATGGACACTGAAAAAGAGGCAGAAATAGACAGCGATAAGGAAGACCAGGATAAGCAGGAACCACCCAAGAAGtcgaagaaaaagaagcaacgAATGGACAGTGATAGCGAAGATGAAATCCCGAAAGCCCAAAGCGAGGAAGAAACCAGTTCACCCAAAAACAAGCTGAAGGGATTGGTGGACTCCGAATCTGAGCCGGAAGAGGCGGCTGCAGCAGTGAGTCCCATCAAGAACAAACTCAATGGACTGGTGGACTCGGAATCGGAACCAGAGCTAGACAATCCATATGAATTTGCAGATGAACAGGAAGCGCCCACAGGAAGCAACGACTCCAAAGGAAAGCCTAAGAAGCCCAAAGTGGTTCGC GAATCAGCTAAGAAAGCGCTGGAGGGGATGCAGGCCATCCAAAGTGAACAGCAGCGTTTGCACCGCGAGGCGCACATCAATGTTCCCTATCATCAGCCGAAGCCCAGAACACTGAAGGAGTTTCTTAGCCGACGAACCATTAACGCTCCTTTGGCCACGGCTCTGGCTGGAGGAAGTCCGATGCCCAGCAGGCAGCCAAGGAAGTCGGTGGGTCTGCGAATGACCAGGGAGGAGTTGGAGGCTTATGC aaaACTTATGGAAGATCGCGCCAAAGAAGCTACCGAGTTCTTCAAGTCTGAATCGGAGCCAGATGAGGAGAATGATTCGGAGAACGAAGAGCCTATGGAGTTAAAAGACAATCCAGGTGTTTTGGATGAGGTGCTGGATAATCCCAAAACTCCAGAGCAGCCAAAGAAAGACACAGAGGACTTGACGGGCCAAGCAGTTTTAGCGGAATCTCTCCAGGGTGAAGCCCTGCCAGATGATCCCGTCGAGAAAGAAGCAATGGTGACAGATTTAATTGCTGAAGAAGAACCCATTGCATCCACCTCTTCTGATGGTGCATTAAAATTCACTGATTTTGAAGTTCAGCAAGAGATTAATGCGAAATCTCCGAGCAAAGTCTGTCTGATTACAGAAGTGGTGGAACTGCCCAAGCTGGACTTGAGCACCATCAACATAACACCGCCCTCTAAACCAGCCACTCCCAAGATCAGCGAAGCCATTCACCGGCTGAAAATAGAGAAGAGCTCTGATGAGAGCCCTTCACTGAAAGGCGATCCCAACATGGTTATCGATCTGGAAACTGGTGATATGTTCGCCAAAAAACCAACGGGTGTTGATGATCTGCTAAATCGACTGATGAAAACGCGGGAAGCTAAGAAGCACAAGACCACAGAGACTGTTAA CATCCTATCCACGGAACATGGCAAGCTGGAGATGTCCAAGGTGAGCATTCACCTGCACGAAGAGGAAATCGCAAAAGAACCAAAGCCGGGAGCGGGTTACATCAAAATGCAGGAGCATCTCAAAACCCTGATCACCAGGAAACGCATGGAGGACCTGCGCAAAAAGCAGGCTGAGGAACAGGAGAAACTGGCAGAAGATGAGGAGGAAGgcatggatgtggatgaggagTACGAACCGGAAGATAAACCTGCTTATGCAGAAGTAACTATAAATGAAGACGAGGAAATCATAGATAAAGGTGATAGCACTGCtgaggacgacgacgatgctgaagaaaacaaaaacgatgCAGACGAAGATCCAGTTGAAGATCTAGAGGATGAGGAAAATGACAGTGAAAGTGAACAGGAATGTGAACCGGAGCCAGAGCCAGAAACGCAAACAAGGAAGAAGAACCGCATCATTAAAGCCTTCGAGGACGACAACTCCGATGAAGATGATCTCGATCTGCTGCAAACTCCGAAGCCCAGCAATGTTACTCCCATTACAGCGACTCAGTTGCAATTATCCGCCCACAAGCTTTTCGATGCGGAAACCCGACGCACGGCCAGCGACGAGGAGAACGAACTCCTTGATCTGTGCTCTGGCCAGTTTCCGCAAACCCAGATGCTCTCCTCCGCCGCTCCTTCAGTCGATGCAGCTGTGATTAGTCAGATTCCCATGACACAGTTTGGCGGCAGCAGTCAGGCCGCAGATGAACTGGAGGGTCTGTGTTCTGGTACCTTTGCCACCCAGTTGCCATCGCAAGCACCCACTCAACAGCCGGAGCAGCAGGAAGATTACCGAGAATCGGCAGTCGTGGCCAACAGAATAGTATCCAGCAACGAAGAAGCCCAGGCGGATACCTTGGAAGTGGATAAgccaagaaacaaaaaactcacCAAGAAAAGGCCAAAGAAAAAGGCCAAGTTGGGCTTCTCGGATGATGAAGATAGCGATGGTGAAGCTGAGGAATTCGAGGAGGAAAGCGACGGAGAGCCAGTGGAGGAAATTCCGGAAACCTTTGTGGACTACGATTCCgaggaaaatgaaattgttgtGGAGATGACCAAGAAGGATCGTAAAATGCGAGCCGCCAACTTTGTGGACAAAGAAGCTGAGCTCTCCGAATCCGAATGGGGATCTGCCGACGAGGACGAGAAGAACATGGATCAATACGACATTGAGTTGGGCGACGAAGATCAGTTCGATCGTGATAAGCTGCGGCACGAGCTGGGCCAGATACACGC ACGTAAAATGATGGATCAGGATATCCGGGAAGTGCGCAAGATCAAGGAAATGCTCTTcgaagaggaagaggagggAGCGAATCGCCAGCGCCAATTCCGTTGGAAGAACGTGGAGGCCGGTTTCACTTTAGAGGATAATCGACCCGACAATGGTGAAGGAAACGAAGGCAGTGGCGATGAGGAAAACGAGCATCTGTGGCGAAAAATCCGCTATGAACGCGAGCAACTTCTCTTAGAGAAAGGTCTAAAACCG GAGGTAGCCTCACCGCTCTCCACGTCCGTGATAAACACCAGTAACACTGGTAATTCCATTCGCCGGCTGAACATTATTTCCTCTAAGAAGACAACTGTGGAGGTGAAGAAGAGTTCTCCGTTCCTGATCTCAAAAACAATAGCTGGCAAACAGCAGAAGAGCGCAGCTCGTGGCTCCTTTCTAGTTCGGGACCAGCAAACGCTCACCAAACTGGCAGGACTCACAAAAGGATCCTCCGGCGATGTGGACGCAGCGGAGGGCACTATGTCTGTGAAGTCAGCGAAGGCCAAGAACTTTGTGTTCGCCACGCTAACGGAGGAGGAACATGAG AATCGCAAGAGAAAAGCAGCCGATTTACTGAACAGCAGCACTGAAACAGGCGTAAACTTCATGAAGAAACCAAGAATGGAGCCGCGGAGAGACAAGTGCCTAATAGATCAGCTCCTTTGA
- the LOC6532956 gene encoding THUMP domain-containing protein 1 homolog → MEPAAKKSKMGKNQKFNNNKKKYFHAKRQVLQPGQRGFFATCNINEKACVRECYNLLNHYADILYGPEKPENEPEQKQPEEAGPAGDAGEDERKPAAGGASDDDDDDDLEAAAAKCREKLSQRKVRFQNVDTNTTNCVFIRTQLEDPVALGKHIINDIATTGKSMSRFVLRLVPIEVVCRANMPDIISAAGLLFDKHFLKEPTSYGIIFNHRYNQQIKRDQIITQLAELVNAKNVGNKVDLKEAKKSIIVEVLRGWCLLSVIDNYLESKKFNLAELANPSDKKSSDAKSQSSESSSKGNNEEQKTIGEAASSEESKTSNDKNKPTDNGDTKN, encoded by the coding sequence atggaaCCCGCAGCAAAGAAATCGAAAATgggcaaaaaccaaaagttCAATAACAACAAGAAGAAGTATTTCCACGCCAAGAGGCAGGTGCTCCAGCCCGGCCAACGTGGATTCTTTGCCACGTGCAACATCAACGAGAAGGCATGTGTTCGCGAATGctacaatttattaaatcaCTATGCGGACATACTTTACGGCCCGGAAAAGCCGGAGAATGAGCCGGAACAGAAGCAGCCAGAGGAAGCTGGACCGGCTGGCGATGCGGGAGAGGATGAGAGGAAGCCGGCGGCTGGAGGTGCCAgtgatgacgacgacgacgacgacttgGAGGCAGCTGCCGCCAAGTGCCGTGAGAAGCTCTCCCAGCGCAAGGTGCGATTTCAGAATGTGgacaccaacaccaccaactGCGTGTTCATCCGCACCCAACTGGAGGACCCGGTGGCCCTGGGTAAACACATAATCAACGACATAGCGACCACCGGCAAGTCAATGTCCAGATTTGTCCTCCGCCTGGTGCCCATCGAAGTCGTCTGCCGCGCCAACATGCCGGACATCATCTCTGCCGCGGGACTGCTCTTCGACAAGCACTTCCTCAAGGAGCCCACCAGCTATGGCATCATTTTCAATCATCGCTACAATCAGCAGATCAAGCGGGACCAAATCATCACCCAACTGGCCGAGCTGGTGAACGCCAAGAACGTGGGTAACAAGGTGGACCTGAAGGAGGCCAAGAAATCCATCATCGTGGAGGTCTTAAGGGGCTGGTGCCTGCTTAGCGTGATCGACAACTATCTGGAGTCCAAAAAGTTCAATCTGGCCGAGCTGGCCAATCCCAGCGATAAGAAATCTTCAGATGCCAAGTCGCAGTCTTCGGAATCTTCCTCCAAGGGCAACAATGAGGAACAGAAAACGATTGGAGAAGCTGCATCTTCAGAGGAGTCTAAGACTAgtaatgataaaaataaaccaactGACAACGGAGATACCAAAAACTAA